In a single window of the Micromonospora inositola genome:
- the hemC gene encoding hydroxymethylbilane synthase, which yields MTAPLRLGTRGSALAMAQSGQVAEALTAATGREVELVEVVTAGDRSTAPVHRLGVGVFVSALRDALTARTIDFAVHSYKDLPTAGAPGLHIAAVPPRQDPRDALVAKGGRTLAELPPGAVVGTGALRRIAQLHALGMQLEVTPIRGNVDTRLGRVLGPDADLDAVVLARAGLARLGRTDVITETLDPMLMLPAPAQGALAVECRIDDPDLVELLAVLDHAPSRAAVTAERALLATLEAGCTAPVAAYGELAEGEAGEEIYLRGAVISPDGTRDLRLSRTGTPADAAEIGKALAAELLELGADSILGQEGHAGPGTQQFGSTE from the coding sequence ATGACCGCCCCCCTGCGCCTCGGCACGCGGGGCAGCGCCCTGGCGATGGCCCAGTCCGGCCAGGTCGCCGAGGCCCTCACCGCGGCGACCGGCCGCGAGGTCGAGCTGGTCGAGGTGGTGACCGCCGGCGACCGCTCCACGGCCCCGGTGCACCGGCTCGGCGTCGGCGTCTTCGTCTCCGCCCTGCGGGACGCGCTGACCGCTCGCACCATCGACTTCGCCGTCCATTCGTACAAGGACCTGCCGACGGCGGGGGCCCCCGGGCTGCACATCGCGGCGGTGCCGCCCCGGCAGGACCCGCGCGACGCGCTGGTCGCCAAGGGCGGCCGTACGCTCGCCGAGCTGCCGCCCGGCGCGGTGGTCGGCACCGGTGCGCTGCGCCGCATCGCCCAGCTGCACGCGCTCGGCATGCAGTTGGAGGTCACCCCGATCCGGGGCAACGTTGACACCCGCCTCGGTCGGGTGCTCGGCCCGGACGCCGACCTCGACGCCGTCGTCCTGGCCCGCGCCGGGTTGGCCCGGCTCGGCCGGACCGACGTGATCACCGAGACGCTCGACCCGATGCTGATGCTGCCCGCGCCCGCCCAGGGCGCGCTGGCCGTGGAGTGCCGGATCGACGACCCGGACCTGGTCGAGCTGCTCGCGGTGCTCGACCACGCACCGTCCCGCGCCGCGGTTACCGCGGAGCGGGCGCTGCTGGCCACCCTGGAGGCCGGGTGCACCGCGCCCGTCGCCGCCTACGGCGAACTCGCCGAGGGTGAGGCCGGCGAGGAGATCTACCTGCGCGGGGCGGTGATCAGCCCGGACGGTACCCGTGACCTCCGGCTGTCCCGCACCGGAACGCCCGCCGACGCGGCGGAGATCGGCAAGGCACTCGCCGCCGAACTCCTCGAACTCGGCGCCGACTCGATCCTCGGCCAAGAAGGACACGCCGGCCCGGGGACCCAGCAATTTGGGAGCACAGAATGA
- a CDS encoding bifunctional uroporphyrinogen-III C-methyltransferase/uroporphyrinogen-III synthase encodes MTRTRKPVGRIAFVGAGPGDPGLLTRRAHDALVDADQVVYDRGVPESLLDAVRAQAKSDAQFSPAEGVPGDVAKVLISAARSGQNAVHLVAGDPFGHDSVVKEVQAVARTAAHFEVVPGIGQAEGVATYAGVPLPGVRTAADVEDVSTLDFDALAAAAGRGSLALAVDAGDLAAVRDGLLAAGVDGTTGVGVTGDGTGETQYTTTSTVDSFVAAALGFTGRVVLTIGAGVGQRDKLSWWENRPLYGWKVLVPRTKEQAGVMSARLRAYGAIPCEVPTIAVEPPRTPAQMERAVKGLVDGRYAWVIFTSVNAVRAVWEKFAEHGLDARHFGGVKIACIGEATADAVRAFGIQPELVPSGEQSSEGLLAEFSPHDEILDPVGRVLLPRADIATETLAAGLTERGWEVDDVTAYRTVRAAPPAAEIRDAIKSGGFDAVLFTSSSTVRNLVGIAGKPHARTVVAVIGPKTAETATEFGLRVDVQPQHASVPDLVEALAAYAVELREKLAAMPAKQRRGSKVQGPTALRFR; translated from the coding sequence ATGACCCGCACCCGTAAGCCCGTAGGCCGCATCGCGTTCGTCGGGGCCGGCCCCGGCGACCCGGGCCTGCTGACCCGCCGGGCGCACGACGCCCTGGTCGACGCCGACCAGGTGGTGTACGACCGGGGAGTCCCCGAGTCGCTGCTCGACGCCGTCCGCGCCCAGGCCAAGTCCGACGCCCAGTTCAGCCCCGCCGAGGGCGTACCGGGGGACGTGGCGAAGGTGCTGATCTCCGCGGCCCGCTCCGGGCAGAACGCGGTGCACCTGGTCGCCGGTGACCCGTTCGGCCACGACTCGGTGGTCAAGGAGGTGCAGGCGGTCGCGCGTACCGCCGCGCACTTCGAGGTGGTCCCGGGCATCGGCCAGGCCGAGGGCGTGGCCACCTACGCGGGTGTGCCGCTGCCGGGGGTGCGGACCGCTGCCGACGTCGAGGACGTCAGCACGCTGGACTTCGACGCGCTGGCCGCCGCCGCCGGTCGGGGCTCGCTGGCCCTGGCCGTGGACGCGGGCGACCTGGCCGCGGTCCGCGACGGCCTGCTCGCCGCCGGGGTGGACGGCACGACCGGCGTCGGCGTGACCGGCGACGGCACCGGCGAGACGCAGTACACCACCACGTCGACCGTGGACTCGTTCGTCGCGGCGGCGCTCGGCTTCACCGGCCGGGTGGTGCTCACCATCGGCGCGGGCGTCGGCCAGCGGGACAAGCTGAGCTGGTGGGAGAACCGGCCGCTGTACGGCTGGAAGGTGCTCGTTCCCCGGACCAAGGAGCAGGCCGGCGTGATGAGCGCCCGGCTGCGCGCGTACGGGGCGATCCCGTGCGAGGTGCCGACCATCGCGGTCGAGCCGCCGCGCACCCCCGCCCAGATGGAGCGGGCGGTCAAGGGCCTGGTCGACGGCCGGTACGCCTGGGTGATCTTCACCTCGGTGAACGCGGTCCGGGCGGTCTGGGAGAAGTTCGCCGAGCACGGCCTGGACGCCCGGCACTTCGGCGGCGTCAAGATCGCCTGCATCGGCGAGGCGACCGCCGACGCGGTCCGCGCCTTCGGCATCCAGCCGGAGCTGGTCCCGTCCGGGGAGCAGTCCTCCGAGGGGCTGCTGGCCGAGTTCTCGCCGCACGACGAGATCCTCGACCCGGTGGGCCGGGTGCTGCTGCCGCGCGCCGACATCGCCACCGAGACCCTCGCCGCCGGGCTGACCGAGCGCGGCTGGGAGGTCGACGACGTGACCGCGTACCGGACCGTCCGGGCCGCCCCGCCGGCCGCCGAGATCCGCGACGCGATCAAGTCGGGCGGGTTCGACGCGGTGCTCTTCACCTCGTCCTCCACGGTCCGGAACCTGGTCGGCATCGCTGGGAAGCCGCACGCGCGTACCGTTGTTGCCGTCATCGGGCCCAAGACGGCGGAGACCGCGACGGAGTTCGGCCTGCGGGTCGACGTCCAGCCTCAGCACGCCTCGGTGCCCGACCTGGTGGAGGCGCTCGCCGCCTACGCCGTCGAGCTGCGCGAGAAGCTCGCCGCCATGCCGGCGAAGCAGCGCCGCGGCTCGAAGGTGCAGGGGCCGACCGCCCTGAGGTTCCGCTGA
- the hemB gene encoding porphobilinogen synthase, with protein sequence MPYPEIRPRRLRRNAAVRRLVAETRVDPAELVVPMFVKEGLAEPRQIASLPGVLQHSRDSLRKAAVEAVQAGVGGIMLFGVPAERDATGSGGIDPNGILNVAIRDVVAEVGDATVVMSDLCLDEFTSHGHCGLLTPDGGVDNDATLAAYADMAVAQAIAGVGVVGPSGMMDGQVGVVRRALDAAGHQDVAVLAYAAKYASAFYGPFRDAVESALEGDRRTYQQDPANLRESLREVELDVAEGADMVMVKPALPYLDVVSAVRAAVDVPVAAYQVSGEYAMVEAAAANGWIDRERVMLETLTSIRRAGAQIILTYWAVEAAQLLRERY encoded by the coding sequence ATGCCGTACCCCGAGATCCGGCCCCGCCGGCTGCGCCGTAACGCCGCCGTGCGGCGGCTGGTTGCCGAGACCCGCGTCGATCCGGCCGAGCTGGTCGTGCCGATGTTCGTCAAGGAGGGGCTGGCCGAGCCGCGGCAGATCGCGTCGCTCCCGGGAGTGCTCCAGCACTCCCGGGACTCGCTGCGCAAGGCCGCCGTCGAGGCGGTCCAGGCCGGCGTCGGCGGGATCATGCTCTTCGGGGTGCCCGCCGAGCGGGACGCCACCGGCTCCGGTGGCATCGACCCGAACGGCATCCTCAACGTGGCGATCCGGGACGTGGTCGCCGAGGTCGGTGACGCCACGGTCGTGATGAGCGACCTCTGCTTGGACGAGTTCACCTCGCACGGCCACTGCGGCCTGCTCACCCCGGACGGCGGCGTCGACAACGACGCCACCCTGGCCGCGTACGCCGACATGGCGGTGGCCCAGGCCATCGCCGGGGTCGGCGTGGTCGGGCCGTCCGGGATGATGGACGGCCAGGTCGGAGTGGTCCGCCGGGCCCTGGACGCCGCGGGCCACCAGGACGTCGCGGTGCTGGCGTACGCGGCGAAGTACGCCTCCGCGTTCTACGGCCCGTTCCGGGACGCGGTGGAGTCCGCTCTGGAGGGCGACCGGCGCACCTACCAGCAGGACCCGGCGAACCTGCGGGAGTCGCTGCGCGAGGTGGAGCTGGACGTGGCCGAGGGCGCCGACATGGTGATGGTCAAGCCGGCGCTGCCCTACCTCGACGTGGTGTCGGCGGTCCGGGCCGCGGTGGACGTCCCGGTCGCCGCCTACCAGGTCTCCGGCGAGTACGCGATGGTCGAGGCGGCCGCCGCAAACGGCTGGATCGACCGGGAGCGGGTGATGCTGGAGACGCTCACCTCGATCCGCCGGGCCGGCGCGCAGATCATCCTCACCTACTGGGCGGTCGAGGCCGCCCAGCTGCTCCGCGAGCGCTACTGA
- a CDS encoding RNA polymerase sigma factor yields the protein MEELTRDRAEPAGARAELPFEQFYREHVDRIHRALALAVGNPAVAREAADEAMARAYARWDRVRGLDNPAGWVFRVGLNWATSWWRKVRRERPPADEWRGAAAPAPDPAGLAARSALDRLPVGQRTVIVCRVLLDLSTAETAAVLNLTEGTVRSRLSRGLAGLRAALDEKE from the coding sequence GTGGAAGAGCTGACACGCGACCGCGCCGAGCCGGCCGGCGCCCGGGCAGAGCTGCCGTTCGAGCAGTTCTACCGGGAGCACGTGGACCGGATCCACCGGGCGCTCGCGCTGGCCGTCGGAAACCCGGCCGTTGCGCGGGAGGCCGCCGACGAGGCGATGGCGCGGGCGTACGCGCGCTGGGACCGGGTCCGCGGGCTCGACAACCCGGCGGGCTGGGTGTTCCGGGTCGGACTCAATTGGGCCACGTCGTGGTGGCGGAAGGTCCGCCGGGAGCGACCACCGGCCGACGAGTGGCGGGGGGCGGCGGCGCCCGCACCCGACCCGGCCGGCCTGGCCGCCCGGTCGGCCCTGGACCGACTGCCCGTCGGCCAGCGCACCGTGATCGTCTGCCGGGTCCTGCTGGACCTCTCCACCGCCGAGACGGCGGCGGTGCTCAACCTGACCGAGGGCACGGTCCGTAGCCGGCTCTCCCGTGGCCTGGCCGGCCTTCGGGCGGCATTGGACGAGAAGGAGTGA
- a CDS encoding helix-turn-helix domain-containing protein, which yields MASALDPPPTGPTIGRVPIAGLVRQARRIAGLGQRQMARFAKVAPSTVGRVEAGGMTPSLQVLERLLGAAGLYLVVVDQEGRVIQPMEDWDDTRDGAGRRYPSHLKLILDPEPGEWWADIYGLARPPETFHRCPIDREARRRRSQWEVRVAKYRGVPPPEDPRRWTY from the coding sequence ATGGCTTCCGCGCTCGATCCACCGCCGACGGGCCCGACGATCGGTCGCGTGCCGATCGCCGGGCTGGTCCGGCAGGCCCGCCGGATCGCCGGGCTCGGCCAGCGGCAGATGGCCCGCTTCGCCAAGGTGGCGCCGTCGACCGTGGGCAGGGTCGAGGCCGGCGGGATGACCCCCAGTCTCCAGGTGCTCGAACGGCTGCTGGGGGCGGCGGGCCTGTACCTCGTCGTGGTCGACCAGGAGGGGCGGGTGATCCAGCCGATGGAGGACTGGGACGACACCCGCGACGGCGCGGGACGCCGGTATCCGTCGCACCTGAAGCTGATCCTCGACCCCGAGCCCGGCGAGTGGTGGGCCGACATCTACGGCCTGGCCCGGCCGCCCGAGACCTTCCACCGCTGCCCGATCGACCGGGAGGCGCGCCGCCGCCGCAGCCAGTGGGAGGTGCGGGTGGCGAAGTACCGCGGCGTGCCGCCCCCGGAGGATCCGCGGCGGTGGACGTACTGA
- a CDS encoding lamin tail domain-containing protein, with product MRPRRTLAALATTAAVSVTAIGVAPIAASAAPTDLFISEYVEGLSNNKAIELYNGTGAPVDLAAGGFQLQLYFNGSTTATNVALTGTVATGDVFVFAASSAAPAILAQADQTTGASLFNGDDAIVLRKGTTVLDSIGQVGVDPGTEWGTGLTSTADNTLRRLPSVSGGDTDPSDAFDPAVQWAGFATDTFDGLGSHSVDGGGPVDQPAKLTCGGTLTVEAGATATREVTATDADDTVTDLAVTAVSPGPATGSISRSAVTPAAGVGGTATATVTATGLPAGSYTVTVTSTDADGATATCTLTVQATALLSVGEVQGRTSDDEKGATDRSALAPASGNGTSSALYDVRGVITQKSLTRTSAGADQYGFYLQSRKGSEDGDPLTSDGIFVFMGSFTTLIGGYAPTVGDEVVLRGRVSEFFSQTQLSSASLVRKLDSGLDVDTAVQVDDATPPAEAAAADLYWERHEGARMRVRSGSGVAAPRHIFASTADSEIYVVDREDPIMKRTDPYARRVFRDAHPLDDMPGTLFDNGNNQRVLLGAGGVKATAGDSGALLPEARTFDTLTEDAYGAISYAFSKYSVQPEQLTLTGGADPAANNPPQPANRDTEVAVATYNLENLYDYRDDPFDGCDFAGNPGCTGVTPPFDYVPANEAAYTARLGVEARQIVTALHSPDLVLVQEAEDQDICSVADGKLACGDTNNADGAPDTIQELALTIAANGGPAYAAAYDRTGADARGITSAFLYRTDRLTLAEATATDPLLGTTPTVEYRSAGLPANADVQNPKALNAVLPADVDRSTGVDGANVYTRAPQLGKFTVAAGPGSTEHYTLWALSNHYSSGPDTRVGQRREQAAYGAALVKAVEANDPNARVIYGGDLNVFPRPDDPIATGANPTPSDQLGPLYQAGMHNLWDDLVADVPAAAYSYTFSGQAQTLDNLFTNDKLHDDLVQIRSAHINADYPTDAEGLGDRGASDHDPQVARFHSRASLTVADASVAEGDKGDAALTFTVTVSRPLSEPALICATTYGITAQAGSDYDPYVGCRTLAAGQTSIAFPVAVRGDRKVEADEQLKLFVAGVPGLRLADPVAVGTIANDD from the coding sequence ATGCGCCCGCGCCGCACACTCGCCGCGCTCGCGACAACCGCCGCCGTCTCCGTCACGGCAATCGGCGTCGCACCCATCGCGGCCAGCGCCGCGCCCACCGACCTGTTCATCTCCGAGTACGTCGAGGGGTTGTCCAACAACAAGGCGATCGAGCTGTACAACGGCACCGGCGCCCCGGTCGACCTGGCCGCCGGCGGCTTCCAGCTCCAGCTCTACTTCAACGGCTCGACCACGGCGACGAACGTCGCCCTGACCGGCACGGTGGCCACCGGTGACGTCTTCGTCTTCGCCGCCTCGTCGGCCGCGCCGGCGATCCTCGCCCAGGCCGACCAGACCACCGGCGCCAGCCTGTTCAACGGCGACGACGCGATCGTGCTGCGCAAGGGCACCACGGTGCTCGACTCGATCGGTCAGGTCGGCGTCGACCCCGGCACCGAGTGGGGCACCGGGCTGACCAGCACCGCCGACAACACGCTGCGCCGGCTGCCGTCGGTGAGCGGCGGGGACACCGACCCGTCGGACGCCTTCGACCCGGCCGTCCAGTGGGCCGGCTTCGCGACCGACACCTTCGACGGCCTGGGCAGCCACTCCGTCGACGGCGGCGGCCCCGTCGACCAGCCGGCCAAGCTCACCTGCGGCGGCACGCTGACCGTCGAGGCCGGCGCCACCGCGACCCGCGAGGTGACCGCCACCGACGCCGACGACACGGTCACCGACCTGGCGGTCACCGCCGTCAGCCCGGGCCCGGCGACCGGCTCGATCAGCCGTAGCGCCGTCACCCCGGCCGCCGGGGTCGGCGGCACCGCCACCGCGACGGTCACCGCCACCGGCCTGCCGGCCGGCTCGTACACGGTCACCGTGACCTCGACCGACGCCGACGGCGCGACGGCCACCTGCACGCTCACCGTGCAGGCCACCGCCCTGCTGTCGGTGGGCGAGGTGCAGGGCCGCACCAGCGACGACGAGAAGGGCGCCACCGACCGCTCGGCGCTCGCCCCGGCCAGCGGCAACGGCACCAGCTCCGCCCTGTACGACGTGCGCGGCGTGATCACCCAGAAGTCGCTCACCCGCACCTCCGCCGGGGCCGACCAGTACGGCTTCTATCTGCAGAGCCGCAAGGGCAGCGAGGACGGCGACCCGCTCACCTCGGACGGGATCTTCGTCTTCATGGGCTCCTTCACCACGCTGATCGGGGGCTACGCGCCGACCGTCGGCGACGAGGTCGTGCTGCGCGGGCGGGTGTCCGAGTTCTTCAGCCAGACCCAGCTCTCCAGCGCCTCGCTGGTGCGCAAGCTGGACTCCGGCCTGGACGTCGACACGGCCGTGCAGGTCGACGACGCGACGCCGCCGGCCGAGGCGGCGGCCGCCGACCTCTACTGGGAGCGGCACGAGGGGGCCCGGATGCGGGTCCGGTCGGGCAGCGGGGTCGCCGCCCCGCGGCACATCTTCGCCTCCACCGCCGACTCGGAGATCTACGTGGTGGACCGCGAGGACCCGATCATGAAGCGGACCGACCCGTACGCCCGCCGGGTGTTCCGGGACGCGCACCCGCTGGACGACATGCCGGGCACGCTCTTCGACAACGGCAACAACCAGCGCGTCCTGCTGGGCGCGGGCGGGGTGAAGGCCACCGCCGGTGACTCCGGCGCGCTGCTGCCGGAGGCCCGCACCTTCGACACGCTGACCGAGGACGCCTACGGCGCCATCTCGTACGCGTTCAGCAAGTACAGCGTCCAGCCGGAGCAGCTCACCCTCACCGGTGGCGCCGACCCGGCGGCGAACAACCCGCCGCAGCCGGCGAACCGGGACACCGAGGTCGCGGTCGCCACCTACAACCTGGAGAACCTGTACGACTACCGGGACGACCCGTTCGACGGCTGCGACTTCGCCGGCAACCCGGGCTGCACCGGAGTCACCCCGCCATTCGACTACGTGCCGGCCAACGAGGCCGCGTACACCGCGCGGCTGGGCGTCGAGGCCCGGCAGATCGTGACCGCCCTGCACAGCCCCGACCTGGTGCTGGTGCAGGAGGCCGAGGACCAGGACATCTGCTCGGTCGCCGACGGCAAGCTGGCCTGTGGGGACACCAACAACGCCGACGGCGCGCCGGACACCATCCAGGAGTTGGCGCTCACCATCGCGGCCAACGGCGGTCCCGCCTACGCCGCCGCGTACGACCGCACCGGCGCGGACGCCCGGGGCATCACCTCGGCGTTCCTCTACCGCACCGACCGGCTGACGCTGGCCGAGGCGACCGCCACCGACCCGCTGCTGGGCACCACCCCGACGGTGGAGTACCGCTCGGCGGGGCTGCCGGCCAACGCCGACGTGCAGAACCCGAAGGCGCTCAACGCGGTGCTGCCGGCCGACGTGGACCGCTCCACCGGGGTGGACGGCGCGAACGTCTACACCCGAGCCCCGCAGCTCGGGAAGTTCACTGTGGCGGCGGGGCCCGGGTCGACCGAGCACTACACCCTCTGGGCGCTGAGCAACCACTACTCGTCCGGCCCGGACACCCGGGTCGGGCAGCGGCGGGAGCAGGCCGCGTACGGCGCCGCGCTGGTGAAGGCCGTCGAAGCGAACGACCCCAACGCCCGGGTCATCTACGGCGGCGACCTGAACGTCTTCCCCCGCCCGGACGACCCGATCGCCACCGGGGCGAACCCGACCCCGTCGGACCAACTCGGCCCGCTGTACCAGGCCGGTATGCACAACCTCTGGGACGACCTGGTCGCGGACGTGCCGGCGGCGGCGTACTCGTACACCTTCAGCGGGCAGGCGCAGACGCTGGACAACCTCTTCACCAACGACAAGCTCCACGACGACCTGGTGCAGATCCGCTCGGCGCACATCAACGCCGACTACCCGACCGACGCCGAGGGCCTCGGCGACCGGGGCGCCAGCGACCACGACCCGCAGGTGGCCCGGTTCCACTCCCGCGCGTCGCTGACCGTCGCGGACGCGTCGGTGGCCGAGGGCGACAAGGGCGACGCCGCCCTGACGTTCACGGTGACGGTGTCCCGGCCGCTCTCCGAGCCGGCGCTGATCTGCGCCACCACGTACGGCATCACCGCCCAGGCCGGCTCCGACTACGACCCGTACGTCGGCTGCCGCACCCTGGCGGCGGGGCAGACGTCGATCGCCTTCCCGGTGGCCGTCCGCGGTGACCGGAAGGTCGAGGCGGACGAGCAGCTGAAGCTCTTCGTCGCCGGCGTGCCGGGCCTCCGGCTCGCCGACCCGGTCGCCGTCGGCACCATCGCCAACGACGACTGA
- a CDS encoding GNAT family N-acetyltransferase gives MVREWDPRTASSVEIASLLDTLNAVLAADLPQDPPWRESSLREYLSEVMPGERRISWVAQDEPAADGTPGQILGQVQVLLLGGIGVLEVLVHPSVRRSGLGRTLVKLAARRIRDEGFGSIGVEVVGDTPAVAFYESLGFNREYVETRSVLDLGAVDWPVLAEMATGVGAGYHLEFCPGGPPDDLIEAYARAKAEVRDVDDGELRPSSYDPERLRDSLDTLHRRGMKPYIVLATHEQSGEVAGLTEVVVPAQHPTRADQYDTIVVQDHRGYGIDRAIKARMLLELRSAEPDLAEVQTWNAQANEAMLKVNAELGYRPDRDWCEYGVDVAELVHRLDAQH, from the coding sequence ATGGTGCGCGAGTGGGACCCCAGGACCGCGTCGTCCGTCGAGATCGCGTCGCTGCTGGACACGCTGAACGCGGTCCTGGCGGCCGACCTCCCGCAGGATCCGCCCTGGCGGGAGAGTTCCCTGCGGGAATACCTCTCCGAGGTGATGCCCGGTGAACGGCGGATCTCCTGGGTCGCCCAGGACGAACCGGCCGCCGACGGCACCCCGGGGCAGATCCTGGGCCAGGTCCAGGTGCTGCTCCTCGGCGGGATCGGGGTGCTGGAGGTGCTGGTGCACCCGTCGGTCCGGCGCAGCGGGCTGGGCCGCACCCTGGTCAAGCTCGCCGCCCGCCGGATCCGGGACGAGGGCTTCGGATCGATCGGCGTCGAGGTCGTCGGGGACACCCCGGCGGTGGCCTTCTACGAGTCGCTCGGCTTCAACCGGGAGTACGTCGAGACCCGCAGCGTGCTCGACCTGGGCGCGGTGGACTGGCCGGTGCTGGCGGAGATGGCCACCGGCGTCGGGGCGGGCTACCACCTGGAGTTCTGCCCGGGTGGTCCGCCGGACGACCTGATCGAGGCGTACGCGCGGGCCAAGGCGGAGGTGCGCGACGTCGACGACGGCGAGCTGCGCCCCAGCTCCTATGACCCGGAGCGGCTCCGGGACAGCCTGGACACGCTGCACCGGCGTGGCATGAAGCCGTACATCGTGCTGGCCACCCACGAGCAGAGCGGGGAGGTGGCCGGGCTGACCGAGGTGGTGGTGCCGGCCCAGCACCCCACCCGCGCCGACCAGTACGACACGATCGTGGTGCAGGACCACCGGGGTTACGGCATCGACCGGGCGATCAAGGCGCGGATGCTGCTGGAACTGCGCTCGGCCGAGCCGGACCTGGCCGAGGTGCAGACCTGGAACGCCCAGGCCAACGAGGCGATGCTGAAGGTGAACGCCGAGCTGGGCTACCGGCCGGACCGGGACTGGTGCGAGTACGGCGTGGACGTCGCCGAGCTGGTGCACCGCCTCGACGCGCAGCACTGA
- a CDS encoding lytic transglycosylase domain-containing protein: MGDTRRVVDGEDRPTVGPLRPAAPPDDPGAVARSTPVPRPRRDTAEKAEKTDGVTGAKAEQADAKAQQAEQTESGAGTVELASTVSRRRRVPFAHAVRVPPPRQLAVGAARATRAWSRRPSGRATLPGVFLLALVGATAAAGALLVPQAARPSRPVAVDATAGVSVTGVPEGGALPGPTGTAVPPGLPGATGLPGTPLPAGTPLPGGAWPTGPVVGPASTGRPADALAAWAQQMSARTQIPAVAMQAYGYAELVLAETHRSCQLSWTTLAAIGYVESRHGSANGATLTPTGRSEPEIVGDPLDGQGGRSRILDTDRGQLDHDTVYDRALGPMQFIPSTWQEIGADADNDGRRDPHDIDDAALAAGNYLCKGGRNMTIPGDWWGAILSYNDVRRYAQDVFDRANEYGRLSRT, translated from the coding sequence ATGGGTGATACTCGACGGGTGGTGGACGGCGAGGACAGACCGACGGTTGGGCCCCTGCGACCGGCCGCGCCGCCCGACGACCCCGGGGCGGTCGCGCGGTCCACACCGGTCCCCCGCCCCCGCCGCGACACCGCCGAGAAGGCCGAGAAGACCGACGGCGTCACCGGCGCGAAGGCCGAGCAGGCGGACGCGAAGGCCCAGCAGGCGGAGCAGACGGAGAGCGGCGCCGGCACGGTGGAGCTGGCCAGCACCGTCTCCCGGCGTCGGCGGGTGCCGTTCGCGCACGCGGTGCGGGTGCCGCCGCCCCGGCAGCTCGCCGTCGGCGCGGCCCGGGCCACCCGGGCCTGGTCCCGCCGTCCCAGCGGTCGGGCAACCCTGCCCGGGGTGTTCCTGCTCGCCCTGGTGGGGGCGACCGCGGCGGCGGGTGCGCTGCTGGTGCCGCAGGCGGCTCGGCCGTCCCGCCCGGTGGCCGTGGACGCCACCGCCGGCGTCTCCGTCACCGGCGTACCGGAGGGGGGCGCGCTGCCCGGGCCGACCGGCACCGCCGTACCCCCGGGTCTGCCCGGCGCGACGGGACTGCCCGGCACGCCCCTGCCGGCGGGGACGCCGCTGCCCGGCGGGGCGTGGCCCACCGGGCCGGTCGTCGGTCCGGCGTCGACCGGCCGGCCGGCGGACGCGCTGGCCGCCTGGGCGCAGCAGATGAGCGCGCGGACCCAGATCCCGGCGGTGGCCATGCAGGCGTACGGCTACGCCGAGCTGGTGCTGGCCGAGACGCACCGCAGCTGCCAGCTCAGCTGGACCACCCTCGCCGCGATCGGGTACGTCGAGTCCCGGCACGGGTCGGCCAACGGCGCCACCCTCACGCCCACCGGCCGGTCCGAGCCGGAGATCGTCGGCGACCCGCTGGACGGGCAGGGCGGCCGGTCCCGGATCCTCGACACCGACAGGGGCCAGCTCGACCACGACACCGTCTACGACCGGGCGCTCGGCCCGATGCAGTTCATCCCCAGCACCTGGCAGGAGATCGGCGCAGACGCGGACAACGACGGCCGCCGGGACCCGCACGACATCGACGACGCTGCCCTGGCGGCCGGCAACTATCTCTGCAAGGGCGGCCGGAACATGACCATTCCGGGTGACTGGTGGGGCGCCATCCTCTCCTACAACGACGTCCGCCGGTACGCCCAGGACGTCTTCGACCGGGCGAACGAGTACGGACGGCTCAGCCGTACGTAA
- a CDS encoding FmdB family zinc ribbon protein, whose protein sequence is MPRYEFRCRACGDTFEVNRPMAEAGQPASCPQGHADTARLLSTVAVTGRGAGPVGGASAPAGGGCCGGGCGC, encoded by the coding sequence ATGCCCCGGTACGAGTTCCGCTGCCGCGCCTGCGGCGACACCTTCGAGGTCAACCGGCCGATGGCCGAAGCCGGCCAGCCCGCGTCCTGCCCACAGGGGCACGCCGACACGGCGCGGCTCCTCTCCACCGTCGCGGTCACCGGCCGGGGCGCCGGCCCGGTCGGTGGGGCCTCCGCACCCGCCGGTGGTGGCTGTTGCGGCGGTGGCTGCGGCTGCTGA